In Scylla paramamosain isolate STU-SP2022 chromosome 29, ASM3559412v1, whole genome shotgun sequence, a genomic segment contains:
- the LOC135115376 gene encoding ER membrane protein complex subunit 8-like isoform X3, with product MKVKGPRMSADISLSCPALAKILLHAARYPQTAVSGVVLAPARSGGGGDTGTPSTVTLVDAVPLFHLNLSLAPMLEVALTQIEQWYKTEGLVIAGYYQANENIKDNVPDFVALKVAEKIAENNNDACLIMIDNSRLCLDLVVAPVIVSQLTSEGKWKSKDRSSVHVEAGALDVVSQLLQRRVQHDVCDFDNHLDDLTCDWANPQINKLLTTLSAAAQD from the exons ATGAAG GTTAAGGGGCCAAGAATGTCGGCAGATATCAGCCTCTCCTGCCCAGCGCTGGCCAAAATACTTCTCCATGCAGCCCGTTACCCACAGACAGCAGTGAGTGGGGTGGTGCTGGCTCCCGCGCGtagtggagggggtggagacACTGGCACCCCCTCCACTGTGACGCTGGTGGATGCTGTGCCACTCTTCCACCTCAACCTCTCCCTGGCACCTATGCTGGAAGTGGCCCTCACCCAG ATTGAGCAGTGGTACAAGACAGAGGGGCTGGTCATCGCCGGCTACTACCAAGCCAACGAAAACATCAAGGACAACGT gccggACTTTGTGGCGCTGAAGGTGGCTGAAAAGATTGCCGAGAACAATAATGATGCCTGTCTGATTATG aTTGACAACAGCCGCCTGTGTCTGGACCTGGTGGTGGCGCCAGTCATCGTGTCGCAGCTCACCTCTGAGGGGAAGTGGAAGAGCAAAGACAGATCCAG TGTACACGTGGAGGCAGGGGCACTGGATGTGGTGTCACAGCTGCTGCAGCGGCGGGTGCAGCATGACGTGTGTGACTTTGACAACCACTTGGACGACCTCACCTGTGACTGGGCCAACCCACAGATTAACAAGCTCCTCACCACCCTCAGTGCGGCTGCCCAGGACTag
- the LOC135115376 gene encoding ER membrane protein complex subunit 8-like isoform X4 — translation MSADISLSCPALAKILLHAARYPQTAVSGVVLAPARSGGGGDTGTPSTVTLVDAVPLFHLNLSLAPMLEVALTQIEQWYKTEGLVIAGYYQANENIKDNVPDFVALKVAEKIAENNNDACLIMIDNSRLCLDLVVAPVIVSQLTSEGKWKSKDRSSVHVEAGALDVVSQLLQRRVQHDVCDFDNHLDDLTCDWANPQINKLLTTLSAAAQD, via the exons ATGTCGGCAGATATCAGCCTCTCCTGCCCAGCGCTGGCCAAAATACTTCTCCATGCAGCCCGTTACCCACAGACAGCAGTGAGTGGGGTGGTGCTGGCTCCCGCGCGtagtggagggggtggagacACTGGCACCCCCTCCACTGTGACGCTGGTGGATGCTGTGCCACTCTTCCACCTCAACCTCTCCCTGGCACCTATGCTGGAAGTGGCCCTCACCCAG ATTGAGCAGTGGTACAAGACAGAGGGGCTGGTCATCGCCGGCTACTACCAAGCCAACGAAAACATCAAGGACAACGT gccggACTTTGTGGCGCTGAAGGTGGCTGAAAAGATTGCCGAGAACAATAATGATGCCTGTCTGATTATG aTTGACAACAGCCGCCTGTGTCTGGACCTGGTGGTGGCGCCAGTCATCGTGTCGCAGCTCACCTCTGAGGGGAAGTGGAAGAGCAAAGACAGATCCAG TGTACACGTGGAGGCAGGGGCACTGGATGTGGTGTCACAGCTGCTGCAGCGGCGGGTGCAGCATGACGTGTGTGACTTTGACAACCACTTGGACGACCTCACCTGTGACTGGGCCAACCCACAGATTAACAAGCTCCTCACCACCCTCAGTGCGGCTGCCCAGGACTag
- the LOC135115375 gene encoding tyrosine-protein kinase hopscotch-like — protein sequence MLTVAFYGEWLPLVLPQVSDQTVEDILVAAARVLGISPLCRHLFGLRNRSNGLWVSLGCAVEKLPANPTLEFRLRFKPYTLDRLKALDRSAFDYLFHQVRADFLAGEIPELIKHPEDGLGLVVTDVLLHLLNNPGRKVGDIDLKSFMPRELNGMANRLNVKRNAEKLVETCQNREASFVRERYLFKVEESQCSYGSEEYNVLRDEGGAVHSARLCIDPYHTEHPGLRYSHSPNKKASWSHLCCIEDLVFVTTRSQDLTVEVSRKTGVPCYFKLSTIEELEAMVGCLTGYYRLMCTWTFDLCRELSTPSLVFLRSNKCHGPIGSEVSARKLQEKGGSEVGVGLLRESPTEYDTFLLDVVVEANAPPHCYTIQRQGDKFHLQDSRDFYSSLGGMIRDFVRRSDSPLRLTRVLPFSDYDDTEQLLICASSSREMRRQDLSGPRVISMSHLTSIEDNISRGRYSDLIRAQWSGDKSREVAVKVPKLHSIEDTERYLAVLNQFAFVTCDCVVAVHGVTLSPLALVMEFLPLGPLDKYLQEHHTSLKEVDLVEAATHLARALWYLNVEDIHHNNIRCHNILVVEHTDQSFKVKLSDPGLVRYDHRDLHWIPREYHIQPPLALQDPTTDIWAFSTTLWQIFSLGATPLPGADMEEMRSLYATGLVLPRPDRCPRDLYQVMLRCWSPDPQARRQPQAVMRDVNQILYQVFNSRQKHAYQTIYSEDTDLQQQNGEVESSVKVAEEDTTSVTTQLTTLTYADGSVAQVTLNQLPDLMVDNLISFNTPEFQPPHIYEMGTAFSLPVSSQVRNVKPLDVLLQFSVSSPRLPPLPALPTKPLHLDKSDIKFGIKIGEGNYGEVYRGQMTDAQGRQETVAIKSLKAVGQTDDLKREFRIMQKLKHRNIVRLCGLVDSDEEDMYVVMEYLPMGSLKDYLKTHREHINNTMLLKFAMDIAEGMDYLEQSRIIHRDLAARNILVADQHTVKITDFGLAQEPNKGNYYIRQTNRALPLPWYAIECIETGKFSHKSDVWSYGVTCWEMFTRGQEPDLPQKPETLIQMLKNGKRLNLKPPCHPTIYAELIRPCWDQEPETRPNFSALIQQVKELQEEDL from the exons atgctGACCGTCGCCTTCTATGGAGAGTGGCTGCCTCTTGTGCTGCCCCAGGTCTCTGACCAGACTGTGGAGGACATCCTGGTGGCGGCCGCTCGTGTCCTGGGCATCAGTCCCCTCTGCCGCCACCTCTTTGGCCTTAGGAACCGCAGCAATGGGCTCTGGGTCAGTCTGGGCTGTGCCGTGGAGAAGCTGCCAGCCAATCCCACACTGGAGTTTCGTTTGCGGTTCAAGCCATACACTCTCGACCGCCTCAAGGCTCTCGATCGCTCTGCCTTTGACTATCTCTtccaccag GTACGGGCAGACTTCCTAGCGGGGGAGATCCCAGAACTAATCAAGCACCCTGAGGATGGTCTGGGTCTGGTGGTGACTGATGTCCTGCTCCACCTTCTCAACAAtcctg ggaggAAGGTTGGTGACATAGATCTGAAGAGCTTCATGCCGAGGGAACTGAACGGCATGGCTAACAGACTCAATGTGAAGAGAAATGCAGAGAAGCTTGTAGAGACATGTCAGAACAGGGAGGCCAGCTTCGTACGGGAGCGCTATCTCTTCAAG GTTGAGGAGAGCCAGTGCAGCTATGGCAGTGAGGAGTACAACGTGCTGCGTGATGAAGGTGGGGCCGTGCACAGTGCCAGACTTTGCATTGACCCCTACCACACCGAACACCCCGGCCTGCGCTACAGCCACTCGCCCAACAAGAAggcg TCATGGTCCCACCTGTGCTGCATCGAGGACCTGGTGTTTGTGACAACGCGCTCCCAGGACCTGACGGTGGAGGTGTCCCGCAAGACTGGTGTGCCCTGCTACTTCAAGCTGTCCACCATTGAGGAGCTGGAGGCAATGGTTGGCTGTCTCACTGG GTACTACCGTCTGATGTGCACCTGGACCTTTGATCTCTGCCGGGAGCTGTCCACGCCCTCCCTGGTCTTCCTGCGGTCCAACAAGTGCCATGGACCAATAGG GAGTGAAGTGTCGGCCAGGAAGCTGCAGGAGAAGGGTGGCAGTGAGGTAGGGGTAGGCCTGCTGCGGGAGTCCCCCACTGAGTATGACACATTCCTGCtggacgtggtggtggaggcCAACGCACCACCACATTGCTACACCATTCAGCGGCAGGgggacaag TTCCACCTTCAAGACTCCAGGGATTTCTACAGCAGCTTGGGGGGAATGATTCGTGACTTTGTGCGGCGCTCTGACAGCCCTCTCAGGCTCACCCGTGTCCTGCCCTTCTCAGACTACGATGACACTGAACAGCTCCTCATCTGTGCCTCGTCCAGCAGGGAGATGCGCCGCCAGGACCTCTCCGGACCCAGG GTGATCAGTATGTCGCACCTCACATCCATCGAGGACAACATCTCCCGCGGCCGCTATTCAGACCTGATCCGGGCACAGTGGAGTGGCGACAAGAGCAGGGAGGTGGCTGTCAAG GTCCCCAAGCTGCACAGCATTGAGGACACTGAGCGCTACCTGGCTGTGTTGAACCAGTTTGCCTTTGTGACGTGTgactgtgtggtggctgtgcATGGCGTCACTCTCAGCCCCCTGGCCCTGGTGATGGAATTCCTGCCCCTGGGACCCCTTGACAAGTACCTGCAGGAACACCACACATCTTTGAAGGAG GTGGACTTGGTGGAGGCAGCGACCCACCTTGCCCGAGCACTGTGGTACCTCAATGTGGAGGACATTCACCACAACAACATCCGCTGCCACAACATCCTGGTGGTGGAGCACACGGACCAGAGCTTCAAG GTGAAGCTGAGTGACCCTGGGTTGGTGAGGTATGATCACCGCGACCTGCACTGGATCCCCCGGGAGTACCACATCCAGCCGCCCCTTGCCCTGCAGGACCCCACCACAGATATCTGGGCCTTCAGCACCACCCTCTGGCAGATCTTCTCCCTTGGGGCAACACCACTGCCAG GTGCTGACATGGAAGAGATGCGGAGCTTGTATGCCACAGGACTTGTGCTGCCTCGCCCTGACAGGTGCCCCAGGGATCTGTACCAG GTGATGCTGCGCTGCTGGTCCCCAGATCCCCAGGCCAGGCGGCAACCCCAGGCTGTCATGAGGGATGTGAACCAGATCCTCTACCAGG TGTTCAACTCCCGGCAGAAGCATGCCTACCAGACCATCTATTCGGAGGACACGGACTTACAGCAGCAGAATGGCGAGGTGGAGAGCAGCGTCAAGGTGGCTGAGGAGGACACCACCTCTGTCACCACCCAGCTCACCACCCTCACCTATGCTGATGGCTCTGTGGCGCAG GTGACCCTAAACCAGCTGCCAGACCTCATGGTGGACAACCTCATTTCCTTCAACACCCCAGAGTTCCAGCCACCTCACATTTATGAGATGGGGACAgccttctccctccctgtttcctctcaagtcag gAATGTCAAGCCCCTAGACGTGCTGCTGCAGTTCTCAGTGTCATCACCTCGCCTgccgcccctccccgccctgCCCACCAAGCCACTGCACCTTGACAAGTCTGACATCAAGTTTGGCATCAAGATTGGCGAG GGTAACTACGGGGAGGTGTACCGTGGCCAGATGACGGATGCTCAGGGACGGCAGGAGACAGTGGCCATCAAGTCCCTGAAGGCAGTGGGGCAGACAGACGACCTCAAGAGAGAGTTCAGGAtcatgcag AAACTGAAGCACCGCAACATAGTGAGGCTGTGTGGGTTGGTAGACTCGGACGAGGAGGACATGTATGTGGTGATGGAATACCTGCCCATGGGTTCCCTCAAGGACTATCTTAAGACCCACCGCGAGCACATCAATAACACCATGCTGCTCAAGTTTGCCATGGACATTGCTGAG GGGATGGATTACCTGGAGCAGTCCCGCATCATCCACCGTGACCTGGCAGCACGCAACATCCTTGTGGCTGACCAGCACACTGTCAAGATCACTGACTTTGGCCTGGCGCAGGAACCCAACAAGGGGAACTACTACATCAGGCAGACCAACCGTGCCTTGCCTCTGCcttg GTATGCCATAGAGTGCATTGAGACAGGCAAGTTCTCCCACAAGAGTGATGTGTGGTCCTACGGGGTCACCTGTTGGGAGATGTTCACCCGGGGGCAAGAGCCAGACCTCCCCCAGAAGCCTGAGACTCTTATACAG ATGCTGAAGAATGGCAAGCGTCTGAACCTGAAGCCACCGTGCCACCCAACCATCTATGCCGAGCTGATCAGGCCGTGCTGGGACCAGGAGCCTGAGACGCGGCCTAACTTCTCAGCACTCATCCAGCAAGTGAAGGAACTTCAGGAGGAGGACCTgtga